One part of the Tunicatimonas pelagia genome encodes these proteins:
- a CDS encoding WD40/YVTN/BNR-like repeat-containing protein, which produces MRNLYTILTLTCLLASSWLISAHAQQPDVDKISQALKPRSIGPAGMSGRVTAIEAVESNPNIIYAGTASGGLWKSEGGGVAWEPIFDDQSVLSIGDIAIYQKNPNIIYVGTGEGNPRNSQSAGNGLYKTIDGGKSWQHLGLEATRNIHRVIVHPENPDIVYVGAQGSAWQDTPDRGVYKSTDGGQTFEKILYVNERTGIADMIIDPSNPDKLIAAMWEFRRWPWFFKSGGAGSGLHVTFDGGKTWQKRSSDSGLPEGELGRIGLGIAHNNPQVMYAYVESKDNAFYRSNDGGFSWKQTATDNIGGRPFYYADVAVDPENENRVYIVESSVHRSIDGGKNFEVLLGFDKVHVDHHAWWIHPEDGSLMMDGNDGGMTISRDRGESWRFVENLPLAQFYHINYDMEQPYHVMGGMQDNGSWRGPAYVWRAGGIRNAYWEEVAFGDGFDVVPDSSDSRYLYAMWQGGNLQRVDLETGSNAYIKPQHPDGKFLRFNWNAAIAHDPFDDQTIYYGSQFVHKSTDRGETWEIISPDLTTDDPEKQKQLESGGLTYDATQAENFTTIVSITPSPHQEGVLWVGTDDGNVQVTRDGGQNWENVADRLKDVPEGTWVPQVHVSPHNPEEIFVVLDNHRRNDWNPYLYHSTNDGKSWKNMVQPEDSVYGFALSFVQDIEEPNLMFLGTETGLYVSLNGGENWNKWGKSYPSVSTVDLKIHPREHDLIIGTFGRAAFVLDDLRPLRELAKEPSITDEPLHVFDAPDAFLAGYKQAAGTRFQGDAIYDGENRPAGAMLTFSIKEILPKEGDSTQAKTDTLLVEVLNQSAVIRTLKAEAKPGLNRFNWDLSRKGQRGPNTAKPKQKDAPEPSGFPVLPGTYTVRLTYGDYQDSTEVDVHLDPRIKLPEAEIAARNTLAEQYVQYVSLATQAVDQLDEANNTIELIIGQLSDREDDTAEELKERGKALKDSIKGHKELIAQKEVQGILRDPHIVSGKLGSAASYLWSFYHSANETQKTVLEQAKASLGEPLETINQFFATDWMQFRQAVEQANVSFFEDYEVVGIDSDGETEAGGK; this is translated from the coding sequence ATGAGAAATTTATACACTATCCTCACGCTAACCTGCTTACTGGCGAGTAGTTGGCTGATTTCGGCGCACGCTCAGCAGCCAGATGTGGATAAGATCAGTCAGGCCCTGAAGCCCCGTAGTATTGGGCCGGCGGGTATGAGCGGGCGCGTTACTGCTATTGAAGCGGTAGAAAGTAATCCCAATATTATTTACGCCGGAACCGCCTCGGGTGGGCTGTGGAAATCAGAGGGTGGTGGCGTAGCCTGGGAACCTATCTTTGACGACCAGTCCGTACTCTCTATTGGCGATATTGCTATTTATCAGAAAAACCCCAACATCATTTACGTGGGTACGGGCGAAGGAAATCCCCGTAACAGCCAGTCGGCAGGGAATGGTTTGTACAAAACGATTGATGGAGGAAAAAGCTGGCAGCACCTAGGGCTAGAAGCCACCCGTAACATCCATCGGGTGATTGTACACCCCGAAAACCCAGACATTGTGTACGTGGGGGCGCAGGGTTCGGCCTGGCAAGACACTCCTGACCGGGGCGTGTACAAAAGTACCGACGGCGGACAGACCTTTGAGAAGATACTCTATGTGAACGAGCGTACGGGCATTGCCGATATGATTATCGACCCTAGCAATCCCGATAAGCTGATTGCCGCCATGTGGGAATTTCGTCGCTGGCCCTGGTTCTTCAAATCGGGTGGTGCGGGTTCTGGTTTGCACGTGACGTTTGATGGCGGAAAAACCTGGCAGAAGCGCAGCAGCGATAGCGGACTGCCCGAAGGTGAGCTAGGTCGGATTGGACTGGGTATCGCCCACAATAATCCGCAGGTGATGTACGCCTACGTAGAGTCTAAAGACAATGCCTTTTACCGTTCTAATGACGGAGGGTTTAGCTGGAAGCAGACTGCTACTGACAATATTGGCGGTCGCCCCTTCTACTACGCCGATGTGGCGGTTGACCCCGAAAACGAGAACCGGGTGTATATTGTGGAATCCAGCGTCCACCGCAGTATAGATGGGGGTAAGAATTTTGAAGTGCTGCTGGGCTTTGACAAAGTACACGTTGACCACCACGCTTGGTGGATTCATCCCGAAGACGGCAGCCTGATGATGGACGGTAATGACGGTGGTATGACCATCTCCCGCGACCGAGGCGAAAGCTGGCGGTTTGTGGAGAACCTACCGTTGGCGCAATTCTACCACATCAACTATGATATGGAGCAGCCCTACCACGTGATGGGCGGAATGCAAGATAATGGTTCGTGGCGCGGTCCGGCTTACGTCTGGCGAGCCGGAGGTATTCGGAACGCCTACTGGGAAGAAGTGGCCTTTGGCGATGGCTTCGATGTGGTGCCTGACTCCAGTGACAGTCGCTACCTCTACGCTATGTGGCAGGGTGGTAATTTGCAGCGGGTCGATTTAGAGACAGGTAGCAACGCCTACATCAAACCCCAGCATCCCGACGGTAAATTTCTGCGCTTCAACTGGAATGCGGCTATCGCCCACGATCCGTTCGATGACCAAACTATCTACTACGGCAGCCAATTCGTACATAAAAGCACCGACCGCGGTGAAACCTGGGAGATTATCTCTCCCGACCTTACGACCGATGATCCCGAGAAGCAAAAGCAATTGGAAAGTGGTGGACTTACCTACGATGCTACCCAAGCCGAAAACTTTACCACCATTGTATCCATCACCCCTAGTCCGCACCAAGAAGGTGTACTTTGGGTCGGCACCGACGACGGTAACGTTCAAGTCACTCGCGATGGCGGGCAGAACTGGGAGAACGTAGCCGACCGACTGAAGGACGTGCCCGAAGGAACCTGGGTGCCTCAAGTCCACGTGTCGCCTCACAACCCCGAAGAAATATTTGTGGTACTAGATAACCACCGTCGCAACGATTGGAATCCCTATCTGTATCATTCTACCAACGATGGCAAAAGTTGGAAGAATATGGTGCAGCCGGAGGATTCGGTCTATGGCTTTGCGCTATCGTTTGTACAGGATATTGAAGAACCTAACCTGATGTTTTTAGGTACTGAAACCGGGCTATACGTTAGCCTAAACGGGGGCGAAAACTGGAATAAATGGGGCAAAAGCTATCCATCGGTTTCTACTGTTGACCTGAAAATTCATCCGCGTGAGCACGATCTAATCATCGGAACCTTCGGACGAGCTGCCTTTGTGCTGGATGATCTTCGTCCGCTACGGGAACTTGCGAAAGAACCCTCTATTACGGATGAACCACTGCACGTATTTGATGCCCCGGATGCTTTCTTGGCAGGCTATAAGCAAGCTGCCGGAACCCGCTTCCAAGGCGATGCAATTTACGATGGTGAAAATCGTCCGGCAGGAGCTATGCTGACGTTCTCTATCAAAGAAATTCTACCGAAAGAAGGCGACAGCACCCAGGCTAAAACTGATACGCTACTGGTAGAAGTTTTGAATCAAAGCGCAGTGATCCGCACCCTGAAAGCGGAAGCTAAACCCGGCCTGAACCGATTTAACTGGGATTTATCACGCAAAGGGCAACGTGGCCCCAATACCGCTAAACCTAAACAGAAGGATGCCCCCGAGCCGTCCGGTTTTCCGGTACTGCCCGGCACCTACACCGTTCGCCTCACCTACGGTGACTACCAAGACTCTACTGAGGTGGATGTCCACCTCGACCCGCGTATCAAACTACCGGAAGCGGAGATTGCAGCACGTAATACCCTTGCCGAGCAGTACGTACAGTACGTTTCGCTGGCTACCCAGGCCGTTGACCAACTGGATGAAGCCAATAACACTATTGAACTCATTATAGGCCAACTTAGTGACCGGGAAGATGATACTGCTGAGGAATTAAAAGAGCGGGGTAAAGCCCTGAAAGATTCTATCAAGGGGCATAAAGAACTGATTGCTCAGAAAGAGGTACAAGGTATTCTACGTGACCCCCACATTGTGAGTGGCAAGCTGGGTTCGGCAGCATCCTACCTCTGGTCATTCTATCACTCGGCTAACGAAACCCAGAAGACGGTGCTAGAGCAGGCTAAAGCCAGTTTGGGCGAGCCGCTAGAAACCATTAACCAGTTCTTCGCTACCGACTGGATGCAGTTCCGCCAAGCGGTAGAGCAAGCGAATGTTTCCTTCTTTGAAGATTACGAAGTTGTGGGTATTGATAGTGACGGAGAAACTGAGGCTGGAGGGAAATAG
- a CDS encoding DUF5655 domain-containing protein has translation MWTCPRCERKFKTQNQSHSCEKKDIGELFLDKSDELVLAFDEIMSRVMEWQPSSVGAAKHAVVFTNKKAWLIIKPMTKELDVKFYYPERLESDMLKKVAPFGKKFAHHIRIKSEFEIDSEVMQLLRLGYDYAMEE, from the coding sequence ATGTGGACCTGTCCCCGCTGTGAGCGAAAGTTTAAAACTCAGAATCAATCGCACTCTTGTGAGAAGAAAGATATTGGCGAGCTTTTTCTGGACAAATCGGATGAACTGGTGCTGGCATTTGATGAGATTATGAGCCGAGTAATGGAGTGGCAGCCCAGTAGCGTAGGGGCAGCTAAGCACGCGGTGGTATTTACTAATAAAAAAGCTTGGTTGATTATCAAACCAATGACCAAGGAACTAGATGTGAAGTTTTACTACCCAGAGCGATTAGAAAGTGATATGCTCAAGAAAGTAGCCCCGTTTGGTAAAAAATTTGCCCACCACATCCGCATTAAAAGCGAGTTTGAGATAGACAGTGAAGTGATGCAGTTGCTACGATTGGGATACGATTATGCGATGGAGGAATGA
- a CDS encoding metallophosphoesterase → MTEPSFSFGVVADVQYCDCPPTEVRFYRKSIDKLTECLTTLNQQDLAFTLDVGDLIERDYASFDIILQEYQQASARIYRTLGNHDYSVAPKLLADVPARVGLNASGYYSFIHQGWRFIVLNGTEVSTYAHAPGTEAHQRAESLLTQLQKENRPQAQPWNAGISNQQIRWLEQQLKEARRANQRVIVMGHYPLYPEDPHNLWNAEEVITALEQSGNVVAYFNGHNHAGNYGRKKDIHYLNFKGMVDTPDKNTFAVIHIHPNHLEVQGFGREASRELSFD, encoded by the coding sequence GTGACAGAACCTTCATTCTCATTTGGAGTTGTTGCCGATGTGCAGTACTGCGATTGTCCCCCTACTGAAGTGCGTTTTTACCGTAAGTCAATCGATAAACTGACGGAGTGTCTCACTACGCTCAATCAGCAAGACTTAGCCTTTACATTAGATGTAGGCGACCTGATCGAACGGGATTATGCTAGTTTTGATATTATCCTTCAGGAATATCAACAGGCCAGTGCCCGCATCTACCGCACTCTGGGCAACCACGACTATTCGGTAGCCCCGAAACTTCTAGCGGATGTTCCGGCTCGAGTAGGACTAAACGCTTCTGGCTACTACAGTTTTATCCACCAAGGGTGGCGATTCATCGTCCTCAATGGTACAGAAGTTAGTACTTACGCTCACGCACCCGGTACAGAAGCACATCAGCGGGCGGAAAGCCTGCTTACTCAGCTACAAAAAGAAAATAGACCGCAAGCGCAACCCTGGAATGCAGGAATAAGCAACCAGCAAATTCGTTGGTTGGAACAACAGTTAAAAGAAGCCCGAAGAGCCAACCAGAGAGTAATCGTGATGGGACACTATCCGCTCTACCCTGAAGACCCCCACAACCTATGGAATGCTGAAGAAGTGATTACTGCTTTAGAGCAAAGTGGTAACGTAGTAGCGTATTTCAACGGCCACAACCACGCCGGAAACTACGGACGAAAAAAGGACATTCACTACCTAAACTTTAAAGGAATGGTAGACACGCCCGACAAGAATACCTTTGCCGTAATACACATTCACCCCAATCATTTGGAAGTGCAGGGGTTCGGCCGAGAAGCCTCGCGAGAATTGAGTTTTGATTGA
- a CDS encoding S8 family serine peptidase, with protein sequence MHLSVRFYLNQAYCVVLLTIFMVWAAPVVLAQTNEVAKHKIWVKLKEAVPEHCGAPETITTGKPSLDKLSKNCSVTGIRRVFPRTHKFEKAHQKYGLHQWYEVEFADTLSTPENELAALFCKNTWVSTAEAIPVQTLFTTDDSDTLVLTNDPRYEDQWHFNNTGQSGGSAGSDIRLAAGRFFNSGDSRVIVAVIDGGIDTDHEDLQPALWVNPLEKTGEFGVDDDGNGYVDDVYGYDFSASRGRVYSDKHGTHVAGTVGAVTNNGIGVAGVAGGDGENAGVQLMSCVVFGRSKQGGFPAAFVYAADNGAVIAQNSWGGGGKSEVLESAIRYFNERAGYDNTDEKFDQNIQVGPMAGGLVVFAAGNNKTNKAESAYPASLATVMAVASLDHNDKKSDFSNYGDWVDIAAPGSEVLSTFPGNSYGYLSGTSMAAPHVTGVAALAISRFQRQGFTRKHLSQILLVSADNVDSINPSYQAKLGVGRINAYRALSVDTEQPPATITNLSAGAITFNSVKLNFTAPGTDGQQGTAAYYEVYLSKKPIKPNEIGSAYRQLTELPRVAGTADTVTIAKLQHTTPYYFSLRAVDLLGNASLWSKAIRATTDEPPRIKVQPEALTATVEAGQLRVDTLVIDNTLGKSPLTFQLSLDSAAVLGKWLQLTTDSGTVAAGSVQEIRISWNARSLYASNLKAELRIDSNDPDNPTVNIPVQLTVTGTPELHLSSSRLLFGEVYRTFSRDRKLIARNTGTDTLIVDNIISDNDLFAVEKEKVVIPPRGRYTIQVTFSPENLDQQEGKLTVSSNDPQQPSTIVLLEGVGVEPPPLLLTPAEIVTEIVQGDSLTQTIRLQNTSFTDTLRWSVNEVLPDWLVLSAPVGTLPPREAGSINIKLQTAGQELGQYRTDIRLLYGADESEVLPVTMTVIEPNQPPVWSDSIINLSVVINRAESRFNLANFVTDPEGDSLRFNFQWEGSARASASVTDSILLIKSQQEGISKGIINVTDEADNKAQATLVLTILPENRSPQPIQDTLLVAIRLEGESARLQLDSLFFDPDQDSMTYSFTRPSFSADDLNILKSTVVDLRIEDKLLIGQANALGEQKVVLYAYDPVGEYSSVTLIISVLPPNQPPLVTQEIDNQHLVEFQQWAVSLSTIFSDPDGDTLTFQAMTDDPNVAQVELSADSLRITAQSLGETAIQIQAQDQAGDSVTLTFNLKVDQVTSTLSLPVDEGFRIYPNPAVNWVTVDYAEVRAIKIYNSQGQELYTRTVLPTSSLRLSVASLPSGMYSVVIFTQRGETYQTSLIKQ encoded by the coding sequence ATGCATTTATCAGTACGTTTTTATTTAAATCAGGCTTATTGTGTTGTTCTGCTCACCATTTTTATGGTGTGGGCAGCACCCGTAGTATTAGCTCAGACAAATGAAGTAGCCAAACATAAGATCTGGGTAAAGCTCAAAGAGGCCGTTCCCGAACACTGCGGCGCACCAGAGACAATCACTACTGGAAAGCCCTCCCTAGATAAACTCAGTAAAAATTGCAGTGTGACTGGCATCCGTCGCGTTTTTCCTCGCACCCATAAGTTTGAAAAAGCTCATCAGAAATACGGGTTACACCAGTGGTACGAAGTAGAGTTCGCCGACACTTTATCTACTCCAGAAAATGAACTAGCCGCATTATTCTGTAAGAACACCTGGGTAAGTACTGCCGAAGCCATTCCGGTACAAACGCTTTTTACTACTGACGATTCTGATACGTTAGTTTTGACGAATGACCCCCGGTATGAAGACCAATGGCACTTTAACAATACCGGACAAAGTGGAGGAAGTGCTGGATCCGATATACGCCTAGCTGCGGGCCGTTTTTTCAATAGTGGCGATAGCCGGGTAATTGTGGCAGTGATAGACGGCGGTATTGATACCGACCACGAAGATTTGCAACCAGCTTTGTGGGTAAACCCGTTAGAAAAAACGGGTGAATTTGGAGTAGATGACGATGGCAACGGCTACGTAGATGATGTATACGGCTACGACTTCAGTGCCAGTAGAGGAAGGGTTTATTCAGACAAGCACGGTACTCATGTGGCGGGTACTGTCGGGGCGGTAACCAATAATGGGATTGGAGTAGCCGGAGTAGCCGGAGGCGATGGCGAGAACGCAGGCGTACAACTGATGAGTTGTGTAGTCTTCGGTCGGTCGAAGCAAGGGGGCTTTCCCGCGGCTTTTGTCTATGCTGCCGACAACGGAGCCGTAATCGCCCAAAACAGTTGGGGAGGTGGGGGCAAAAGCGAGGTGCTAGAATCTGCCATCCGCTACTTTAACGAGCGAGCGGGTTACGATAACACAGATGAGAAATTTGATCAGAATATTCAAGTAGGCCCAATGGCCGGAGGCCTGGTGGTGTTTGCTGCCGGTAACAATAAGACTAATAAGGCAGAATCAGCATATCCTGCTTCGTTGGCAACCGTTATGGCGGTAGCGTCCCTTGACCATAACGATAAAAAATCTGATTTTTCTAACTACGGCGATTGGGTAGATATTGCAGCTCCCGGTTCGGAAGTGCTAAGCACATTTCCAGGAAACAGTTACGGTTATTTATCGGGTACATCTATGGCCGCTCCACACGTGACGGGGGTAGCCGCCTTAGCCATCTCGCGGTTTCAACGCCAGGGATTCACCCGCAAGCACCTTAGCCAAATACTACTCGTCTCAGCTGATAATGTTGATTCCATCAATCCGTCGTATCAAGCTAAACTGGGTGTGGGGCGCATAAATGCGTATCGGGCCTTATCAGTCGATACCGAACAGCCTCCGGCAACCATCACCAACCTATCAGCAGGTGCAATTACTTTTAATTCAGTCAAGCTGAATTTTACGGCTCCCGGAACTGATGGACAGCAAGGGACAGCGGCTTATTATGAGGTTTACCTATCGAAAAAACCAATCAAGCCTAATGAGATAGGAAGTGCTTACCGCCAGTTAACCGAACTACCTCGTGTAGCCGGAACAGCGGATACCGTTACCATTGCTAAGTTGCAGCACACTACACCGTACTACTTTTCTCTTCGCGCGGTTGACCTACTAGGAAACGCTTCGCTCTGGTCGAAAGCAATCCGAGCAACTACCGACGAGCCGCCTCGCATCAAAGTACAGCCTGAAGCATTAACTGCTACAGTAGAAGCCGGGCAATTACGGGTAGATACGCTGGTTATTGACAATACGCTAGGAAAGAGTCCGCTTACATTTCAGCTATCGCTGGATAGTGCCGCAGTTTTAGGCAAGTGGTTGCAGTTGACCACCGATTCGGGAACTGTAGCGGCTGGATCAGTTCAGGAAATAAGAATTTCCTGGAATGCCCGCTCACTGTACGCCAGTAACTTAAAGGCTGAACTGAGAATAGACAGTAATGATCCAGACAACCCAACGGTAAATATTCCGGTACAGTTAACCGTTACAGGAACTCCTGAACTGCACTTGTCTAGTAGTCGCTTACTGTTCGGCGAGGTTTACCGTACGTTTTCAAGAGATAGAAAGCTGATCGCCCGCAATACAGGAACCGATACACTCATAGTAGATAACATAATATCAGATAACGATTTATTCGCAGTAGAAAAGGAGAAGGTAGTAATCCCCCCCCGTGGAAGATACACAATACAAGTAACATTCTCGCCTGAAAATTTAGATCAACAGGAAGGAAAGCTCACAGTAAGTAGTAATGATCCGCAACAACCTAGCACGATAGTATTATTGGAAGGAGTAGGAGTAGAACCTCCACCGTTGCTGCTTACTCCGGCGGAGATAGTGACAGAGATAGTTCAAGGGGATAGCCTCACCCAAACAATTCGTCTGCAAAATACCAGTTTCACCGATACGCTACGCTGGTCAGTCAATGAAGTATTACCTGATTGGTTAGTTCTGTCAGCCCCCGTAGGAACGTTGCCACCTCGGGAAGCGGGTAGTATTAATATTAAACTACAGACAGCAGGCCAGGAGTTAGGCCAGTACCGTACCGATATTCGCTTGCTGTATGGAGCTGATGAGTCGGAGGTGCTTCCTGTCACGATGACCGTTATTGAACCAAACCAGCCGCCCGTTTGGTCTGATTCAATAATTAACCTTTCGGTAGTCATTAATCGGGCAGAATCTCGCTTTAATCTAGCTAACTTTGTGACCGACCCGGAAGGTGACTCGCTGCGCTTTAATTTTCAGTGGGAAGGCAGTGCTCGCGCCTCAGCGAGTGTGACGGATAGCATATTATTAATAAAGTCTCAGCAAGAGGGAATATCTAAAGGAATTATTAATGTTACTGATGAGGCAGACAATAAGGCGCAGGCTACTTTGGTGCTAACCATTCTACCGGAAAACCGATCGCCTCAACCCATTCAGGACACGCTGCTGGTAGCAATACGGTTAGAAGGTGAATCGGCTAGACTACAATTGGATTCACTGTTTTTTGATCCTGATCAGGATTCTATGACGTATAGTTTTACTCGTCCTTCGTTCTCTGCCGACGACTTGAATATACTAAAAAGTACTGTGGTCGATCTCCGAATTGAAGATAAGCTACTGATTGGGCAGGCTAATGCTTTGGGCGAACAGAAAGTAGTGCTGTATGCCTACGATCCGGTAGGTGAATATTCTAGCGTCACACTAATTATTTCGGTGCTACCTCCCAACCAACCTCCACTAGTGACGCAGGAAATCGATAATCAGCATTTGGTAGAGTTCCAGCAGTGGGCAGTTAGCCTTTCAACTATTTTTAGCGATCCTGACGGAGATACACTTACGTTTCAGGCAATGACCGACGATCCAAACGTGGCTCAGGTGGAGCTTAGTGCGGACTCACTGCGGATAACAGCCCAGTCGCTTGGCGAAACAGCAATTCAAATACAGGCCCAAGATCAAGCGGGAGACTCCGTTACATTAACATTCAATTTAAAAGTTGATCAAGTTACTTCCACGCTATCTCTTCCGGTAGACGAAGGGTTCCGCATTTACCCGAATCCGGCCGTTAACTGGGTCACGGTAGACTATGCCGAGGTTCGGGCTATCAAAATATACAATAGTCAGGGTCAGGAATTGTACACCCGAACAGTGCTACCGACAAGTAGCCTCCGTCTTTCCGTAGCTTCTTTACCCAGCGGGATGTATTCGGTAGTGATCTTCACCCAACGTGGAGAGACGTATCAGACCTCGCTCATAAAGCAGTAG
- a CDS encoding S9 family peptidase: MRILVLIFFLFGTAAFSQSKKATRQFEEILSLRSAFNPQISPDGSMIAYQVRSTDWKENRYDEEIWLYKEGYSPFQLTYTEKGSSIQPQWSYDSQWIAFLADRDGENQVYMIRAAGGEAQQVTSVEGGIQQFLWSPTELRIAFTQADKDQEQEKERKERFGEFAVEDEEYDQYHLWTLAVQPDMWPRPEEMPCTSDSTDNQDCIQHPKPEQLTKGKYFSVSQFSWSPDGQQIAFQRQETSQLLSFFSADIAVIHLKDQQVRTLVNTPGYDGNPVWSPDGAWIAYQSSGEDTLSNFYKNGKILKISANGKGQPQPIATDIDEEVFNLHWNPNGMYALARQRTQQYVYKIDPETGKSRTVLENPDNVYALSFSHNGEDLALQGRSATQLTEIYTTNTQQWEPIAVSNMTQQIQSMKLGSSEVIQWDSRDGTTIEGVLHKPANYDPAKQYPLLVVIHGGPTGVDTPTPVLSSVYPVHQWLAKGALVLRPNYRGSAGYGEAFRSLNVRNLGVGDMWDVMSGVDYLAEQNMIDTTRMGAMGWSQGGYISAFLTTNTNRFKAISVGAGISDWTTYYVSTDIHPFTRQYLQATPWDDPEVYAKTSPMTNIRQARTPTLIQHGENDRRVPISNAYKLYQGLNDVEVATKLIVYKGFGHGIDKPKERLAAVWHNWEWFNQYLWEESDEDIVEATVEKPEKNMNKPER, encoded by the coding sequence ATGCGGATTTTAGTCCTGATTTTTTTTCTATTCGGCACCGCTGCTTTTAGCCAGTCAAAAAAGGCGACCCGCCAGTTTGAGGAGATTCTTTCGTTGCGTAGTGCCTTCAATCCGCAAATTTCTCCCGACGGGAGTATGATTGCCTACCAAGTTCGGAGCACCGACTGGAAAGAAAATCGTTACGATGAGGAGATCTGGCTCTACAAAGAAGGATATAGTCCGTTTCAACTCACGTACACTGAGAAAGGGAGCAGCATCCAGCCGCAGTGGTCGTACGATAGCCAATGGATTGCTTTCTTGGCGGATCGGGACGGAGAAAACCAAGTATACATGATTCGGGCTGCGGGGGGAGAGGCCCAGCAAGTGACTTCGGTGGAGGGTGGTATTCAGCAGTTTTTGTGGTCACCTACGGAGCTACGGATTGCGTTCACCCAGGCCGATAAAGACCAAGAGCAGGAGAAAGAACGAAAAGAACGCTTCGGAGAATTTGCGGTAGAAGACGAAGAATACGATCAGTACCACTTGTGGACGTTGGCGGTGCAGCCCGACATGTGGCCCCGTCCCGAAGAAATGCCTTGTACCAGTGATTCTACCGATAATCAAGATTGCATTCAACATCCTAAGCCTGAACAGCTTACCAAAGGGAAATACTTTTCGGTAAGCCAGTTTTCTTGGTCGCCCGATGGTCAGCAAATAGCTTTTCAGCGGCAAGAGACATCACAATTGCTCTCATTTTTCTCCGCCGACATTGCGGTTATTCACCTAAAGGATCAGCAGGTTCGTACACTGGTAAACACGCCTGGCTACGATGGAAACCCGGTTTGGTCGCCCGATGGAGCGTGGATTGCCTATCAGTCGAGCGGTGAGGATACACTATCCAACTTCTATAAAAACGGTAAAATTCTCAAGATTTCGGCCAATGGCAAAGGGCAACCTCAACCCATTGCTACTGATATTGACGAGGAGGTTTTCAACCTGCACTGGAACCCGAACGGCATGTACGCTCTGGCTCGGCAGCGCACACAGCAGTACGTATACAAAATTGATCCTGAAACCGGAAAGTCTAGAACAGTATTAGAGAATCCCGATAATGTATACGCTCTCAGCTTTTCACACAACGGTGAAGACTTAGCCCTGCAAGGAAGATCAGCGACGCAGCTTACTGAGATATACACCACCAACACACAACAGTGGGAACCGATAGCCGTCTCCAACATGACTCAGCAAATTCAGAGTATGAAATTGGGCAGCAGTGAAGTAATTCAGTGGGATAGTCGTGATGGAACAACCATTGAAGGCGTACTCCACAAACCTGCTAATTATGATCCTGCTAAACAATATCCTTTACTGGTGGTCATTCACGGTGGCCCAACGGGAGTGGACACCCCAACTCCCGTTTTATCTTCGGTATATCCTGTTCACCAGTGGCTAGCAAAAGGGGCATTGGTACTACGACCCAACTACCGAGGGTCTGCCGGATACGGGGAGGCATTTCGTTCGTTGAATGTTCGTAATCTGGGGGTGGGCGATATGTGGGATGTAATGTCAGGAGTGGATTATTTGGCTGAACAAAATATGATCGACACTACCCGGATGGGGGCTATGGGTTGGAGCCAGGGTGGCTACATTTCCGCTTTTTTAACGACCAATACCAACCGCTTTAAAGCAATTAGTGTAGGGGCGGGTATCTCTGACTGGACAACCTACTACGTTAGCACCGATATTCACCCGTTCACTCGGCAATATCTACAAGCCACTCCCTGGGATGACCCGGAGGTTTACGCTAAAACCTCGCCCATGACCAATATTCGCCAAGCCCGTACTCCTACCTTAATTCAACACGGTGAAAATGACCGGCGGGTGCCTATTTCCAATGCGTATAAACTGTACCAAGGGCTGAACGATGTAGAAGTAGCCACTAAGCTTATTGTATACAAAGGTTTCGGACATGGTATTGATAAACCCAAGGAGCGATTGGCGGCGGTGTGGCATAACTGGGAGTGGTTTAACCAGTACCTATGGGAAGAGTCGGATGAAGATATTGTAGAGGCTACGGTAGAGAAACCGGAGAAAAATATGAATAAACCCGAACGTTGA